In Castanea sativa cultivar Marrone di Chiusa Pesio chromosome 6, ASM4071231v1, a single window of DNA contains:
- the LOC142641456 gene encoding ruvB-like protein 1 has product MDKVRIEEVQSTTKKQRIATHTHIKGLGLEASGRALPLAAGFVGQAEAREASGLVVDMIRQKKMAGRALLLAGPPGTGKTALALGIAQELGSKVPFCPMVGSEVYSSEVKKTEVLMENFRRAIGLRIKENKEVYEGEVTELSPEEAESVTGGYGKSISHVIIGLKTVKGTKQLKLDPTIYDALIKEKVAVGDVIYIEANSGAVKRVGRSDAFATEFDLEAEEYVPLPKGEVHKKKEIVQDVTLHDLDAANARPQGGQDILSLMGQMMKPRKTEITDKLRQEINKVVNRYIDEGVAELVPGVLFIDEVHMLDMECFSFLNRALESSLSPIVIFATNRGFCNVRGTDMNCPHGIPVDLLDRLVIIRTQTYDVADMIKILALRANVEDLVIDDESLAYLGDIGLQASLRHAVQLLSPSSIMAKMNGRDHICKADIEEVKALYMDAKSSARLLQAQQEKYIS; this is encoded by the exons ATGGATAAAGTGAGGATAGAAGAGGTCCAGTCCACTACGAAGAAGCAGCGCATCGCTACTCACACTCACATCAAAGGTCTTGGCCTTGAG GCCAGTGGAAGAGCATTGCCCTTGGCTGCTGGGTTTGTGGGTCAGGCAGAGGCAAGGGAAGCATCTGGTCTTGTAGTTGATATGATACGGCAGAAGAAAATGGCTGGGCGGGCACTTCTACTGGCTGGGCCTCCTGGTACTGGAAAGACAGCTCTGGCTCTTGGAATAGCACAGGAGCTTGGGAGCAAG GTTCCATTCTGCCCAATGGTTGGGTCGGAAGTGTACTCATCAGAAGTAAAGAAAACTGAGGTTTTGATGGAAAACTTTCGACGGGCCATTGGTCTACGTATCAAGGAAAATAAAGAAGTCTATGAAGGAGAG GTTACTGAACTTTCCCCGGAAGAAGCTGAGAGTGTGACAGGTGGCTATGGTAAAAGTATTAGCCATGTGATCATTGGATTAAAAACTGTGAAAGGAACCAAGCAATTGAAGTTGGACCCAACCATTTATGATGCCTTGATCAAGGAGAAG GTGGCTGTTGGTGatgttatatatattgaagCAAATAGTGGAGCAGTAAAGAGGGTGGGCAGAAGTGACGCTTTCGCTACAGAATTTGACCTTGAAGCAGAAGAGTATGTTCCACTTCCTAAAGGAGAGGTTCACAAAAAGAAGGAGATAGTTCAG GATGTAACACTACATGATCTGGATGCTGCAAATGCACGGCCTCAAGGTGGGCAAGATATACTGTCACTAATGGGGCAGATGATGAAGCCTAGGAAAACAGAAATCACTGACAAGTTAAGACAAGAAATTAATAAG GTTGTTAACCGGTACATTGATGAAGGTGTAGCAGAACTTGTCCCTGGAGTTCTATTCATTGATGAG GTACATATGCTGGATATGGAATGCTTTTCATTCTTGAATCGTGCTTTAGAGAGCTCACTATCTCCAATAGTAATCTTTGCCACAAACAGAGGGTTTTGCAATGTGAG AGGGACTGATATGAACTGTCCTCATGGCATACCTGTCGACTTGTTGGACCGGTTGGTTATTATCCGAACACAGACTTATGATGTTGCTGACATGATAAAG ATTTTGGCTCTCCGTGCAAATGTGGAGGACCTAGTTATAGATGACGAAAGTTTGGCTTACCTGGGTGACATTGGTCTACAAGCATCCTTAAG GCATGCAGTTCAGCTGTTATCGCCCTCCAGTATTATGGCAAAAATGAATGGTCGTGACCATATCTGCAAG GCGGATATTGAGGAGGTGAAAGCTCTCTATATGGATGCAAAGTCTTCAGCAAGACTTCTTCAAGCGCAGCAGGAAAAATACATTTCATGA
- the LOC142641458 gene encoding putative 4-hydroxy-4-methyl-2-oxoglutarate aldolase 3, whose product MAALATAEACDTNAALLASGDLRVLQPTFQIYGQCRAFSGSIVTLKVLEDNVLVRELLETRGEGRVLVIDGGGSMRCALVGGNLGQLAQNMGWAGIVINGCIRDVDEINACDIGVRALASNPLKSNKKGIGEKHVPVYIAGTWIHDGEWLYADSDGILVSKSELSI is encoded by the coding sequence ATGGCTGCCTTAGCAACTGCAGAAGCTTGTGATACAAATGCAGCGCTACTGGCAAGTGGTGATTTGCGTGTTCTTCAACCTACTTTCCAGATATATGGCCAGTGTCGTGCATTCTCAGGCTCAATTGTCACTCTTAAGGTTCTTGAGGACAATGTATTGGTTAGGGAGCTTCTCGAAACCAGAGGTGAAGGTAGAGTTTTGGTTATAGATGGCGGAGGGAGCATGAGATGTGCTTTGGTTGGAGGGAATTTGGGACAACTGGCTCAAAATATGGGGTGGGCTGGAATTGTAATAAATGGCTGCATTAGAGATGTTGATGAAATCAATGCATGTGATATTGGGGTGAGAGCGTTGGCATCTAATCCCTTGAAATCGAACAAAAAAGGCATTGGTGAAAAGCATGTCCCTGTATACATTGCAGGAACCTGGATTCATGATGGGGAATGGTTGTATGCAGATAGTGATGGAATCCTTGTCTCAAAATCTGAGCTGTCCATCTGA